The nucleotide sequence AATAATCGGAACGGTAATCCCCTCCGCGCGGCAACGCTCCACAAACTTGAAGTACCGCTGATTATCAAAAAACATCTGGGTTACGATGTAGTCAGCGCCAGCCTCCACCTTTTTTTTGAGGTACCCGAAATCGGTATCATAATCGGTCGCTTCAAAATGCTTTTCAGGATAACCCGCCACGCCAATGCAGAAATTGGTAGGCGAAGCCTGAGTTTCCTCGTGCAGAAGTACCCCCTGATTCATCCCGCACACCTGCCGGATCAAATCCGAAGCGTAGGCATGTCCACCCTTTTTGGCCGTGAAAACACCCGCCGATTTTTCGGGATCGCCCCGCAGCACCAGCACGTTGTCAATCCCCAGGTAGTGCAGGTCGAAGAGCATGTCCTCGGTTTCTTCCCTGGTGAAGCCTCCACAGATTACATGGGGCACGGCATCGACCCGGAATCGCTCCATCAGCCGGGCGCATATGCCCACCGTGCCAGGTCGCTTGCGAATGGGTATGCGGAGCACCGATCCATCGGAATTATGCTTGTCAATGAGTTCCTCACGGTGGTAAGTGACATCCACAAAGGGCGGCTTGAATTCCATCAGCGGATCGATGGAGTCGAGCAATTGGTTGATATTTTGCCCTTTCAGGGGTGGGATAATTTCGATTGAAAAAAGCGGCTTGCCAGCGGCCTGTTGAATATATTCGGTGACTTTGGTCATGAAGAACAACAAAAAATAGCTTATTTATCACCGCAAAATAAGTGATAAATAAGCTAAATAGGGTAGATTAGGTACCTTAAAATCAGAATCCGGTTTTCTTTAAAACCATCCCATTCCTTAACTTTTATCTGAATAAATAAAAAATTTTAGATAAAAAGTCTGCACTTTAACTAGGTACTTAGACAAAGATTGTCCTTTAAAAAAGATATTCTATCTACTCCCATGCAGGAGCAGCCGATACCTATTCAGGAGTACCTTTTCCTGGGCTCGTGGCTATGGAAGTCAGAACTATAGGTTGGCACTTCCATTTTTCGTTGGGATAAATTTCTTTTTGCTCAGCACTGAACACAACCCGCAGACTATCCTGCAAAAAAGAAGCGGGCAGATTGCAGGCACAGTAGGGGGTACCTGCAACGACGGGATAATAAATTGTCGCCTCGGTTTCACTCCCGGCCGTCGTCAGTACGATAATCCCTTCCACCTTATCGAAGGTATCGATCGTTTTGCGGGAACTGTAATAACAGTCGTCGGTTGGCAAGGCATCGGCAGCCGGATCATCTTTTCCGGACTCACAAGCCAGTAGCGACCCCAATAGGGCTATCGCAAGCAATGGTCTTTTTAGCATATCCATGTTTTTTTACCGAAGACACACGCCGATAAAAAAAGGTTGGAATGTCAGGACTGCGGCAGGCAGTTTTTTTGTTCGGTTCGCCTCAATTTGCTTACATCAAATCCCTTCTCCGTGGCAATTGCCGTCAGCTGGTCAAAGGTACCTTCCGAAAGTTGGGGCAAACGGCTCAAAATCCACAAATACTTGCGGGTAGGTTCACCCACCAGGGCATAGGAATAGTCGTCGGCCAGCGCAATGATGAAATAGTCGCCTTTAAAAGGCCAGAAAAACTGGACGGCTAATTGTGCATTGGTCGTCTCGTCCTGAACAATGGCTTTGCCAGAGGCTTTTTCCCATTTTTCTTTTTTAGCATTGTAACAGCGGTTGTCCACCCGTATGGTACCGTCGTCGTTAAGGGTATACTCGGCAGTCGTGCAAGTGCAGTTTTTCTCGAAGCGCGCCGGAAACGCCGCTATTTCGTACCATTTGCCCAGGTATCGCGACAAATCCACTTTTTGGACCGTCTCCAACGGCTTGTTGCGACGGAAAGATGAAGCAACTAGGGCGATACCACCCAGTACCGAACCTGCCACCAGAACACGTGTAAGATTTTTCTTCTGAGTTTCTTTCATTGTATTCTTATTTGTTGGTCTTTTTAGCCTCCTGTTCGTCTTCGGCTATATTCTTTTTTTCCACAGGTACATC is from Salmonirosea aquatica and encodes:
- the metF gene encoding methylenetetrahydrofolate reductase [NAD(P)H], encoding MTKVTEYIQQAAGKPLFSIEIIPPLKGQNINQLLDSIDPLMEFKPPFVDVTYHREELIDKHNSDGSVLRIPIRKRPGTVGICARLMERFRVDAVPHVICGGFTREETEDMLFDLHYLGIDNVLVLRGDPEKSAGVFTAKKGGHAYASDLIRQVCGMNQGVLLHEETQASPTNFCIGVAGYPEKHFEATDYDTDFGYLKKKVEAGADYIVTQMFFDNQRYFKFVERCRAEGITVPIIPGLKPLATKKQLTVLPRIFHLDMPEDLVRAAEQCETDQQVRQVGVEWGIQQCRELIEYGIPVLHFYTMGKSDNVLQIARGVF
- a CDS encoding lipocalin family protein encodes the protein MKETQKKNLTRVLVAGSVLGGIALVASSFRRNKPLETVQKVDLSRYLGKWYEIAAFPARFEKNCTCTTAEYTLNDDGTIRVDNRCYNAKKEKWEKASGKAIVQDETTNAQLAVQFFWPFKGDYFIIALADDYSYALVGEPTRKYLWILSRLPQLSEGTFDQLTAIATEKGFDVSKLRRTEQKNCLPQS